The Pseudanabaena galeata CCNP1313 genome includes a region encoding these proteins:
- the lpxC gene encoding UDP-3-O-acyl-N-acetylglucosamine deacetylase, with the protein MLYQQTIAAPFSLSGIGLHSGEQVSVTVSPAPINSGRYFIYGEAKIPADTTVVSASQLSTELRQNGTGVRTVEHLLSALFGMGVHNACIQLDRPELPILDGSALPWVEAIAKVGIKTQVQGDRLIPLPEAVTVSKGDSFVTAIPADTLRFTYGIEYPTQAIGEQWFSWSPAIANFGEKFASEIAPARTFTLAAYIDQARAAGLIKGGSLENALVCDAEKWINPPLRFADEPCRHKLLDLIGDLSLLGFLPRAHILAYKASHNLHAEFAIALAQKL; encoded by the coding sequence ATGCTCTACCAACAGACGATCGCTGCCCCATTTTCGTTGTCGGGGATTGGGTTGCATAGTGGTGAGCAAGTTTCTGTGACTGTCAGTCCTGCGCCCATTAATTCAGGTCGCTATTTCATCTATGGTGAAGCCAAGATACCTGCGGATACGACTGTAGTTTCGGCTTCGCAGTTATCGACGGAGTTACGCCAAAATGGCACAGGTGTTCGCACAGTCGAACATTTGCTGTCCGCTTTATTTGGAATGGGTGTACATAATGCCTGTATTCAGCTTGATCGTCCTGAATTGCCGATCCTTGACGGGTCGGCGTTGCCTTGGGTGGAAGCGATCGCTAAAGTTGGTATTAAAACTCAAGTGCAAGGCGATCGCCTAATCCCCCTCCCCGAAGCAGTGACAGTTTCTAAAGGTGACAGCTTTGTCACGGCGATACCTGCGGATACTTTGCGCTTCACCTATGGCATTGAATACCCAACTCAGGCGATTGGTGAGCAGTGGTTTAGCTGGTCACCTGCGATCGCTAACTTTGGCGAAAAATTTGCTAGTGAAATAGCACCCGCAAGAACTTTTACGCTTGCAGCATATATTGATCAAGCTCGTGCGGCAGGGTTAATCAAGGGCGGAAGCCTAGAAAATGCGCTGGTTTGCGATGCTGAGAAGTGGATCAATCCACCTCTACGTTTTGCCGATGAACCATGTCGTCATAAACTTTTAGATCTTATTGGTGACCTAAGCTTGCTAGGATTCTTACCGAGAGCGCATATTCTTGCCTACAAAGCTAGCCATAATCTTCATGCTGAATTTGCGATCGCCTTAGCTCAAAAGCTATAG
- the purC gene encoding phosphoribosylaminoimidazolesuccinocarboxamide synthase has protein sequence MSGTKLYEGKAKILFTTDDPHILLSRYKDDATAFNALKKGTIANKGEMNCAIASHIFQYLETQGIATHFIKQVSPNEMQVAAVQILPIEVVVRNIAAGSICKRLGLAQGQPLKQPLVEFFYKNDDLGDPLITDAHVSMLDLATPEQVTQLKQLALDINHHLQTFFERCNLILVDFKVEIGSDANGHLLLADEISPDTCRLWDKAIADPTARILDKDRFRQDLGNVAEAYQEVMKRVLAAIS, from the coding sequence ATGAGTGGAACTAAGCTCTACGAAGGCAAAGCCAAAATCCTGTTTACAACAGACGATCCCCATATTTTGCTGTCGCGCTACAAAGATGATGCAACCGCCTTCAATGCTCTCAAAAAAGGCACGATCGCCAATAAAGGAGAAATGAACTGCGCGATCGCTTCGCATATTTTTCAGTATCTGGAAACTCAAGGTATTGCTACCCACTTCATCAAGCAAGTTTCACCTAATGAGATGCAAGTTGCCGCCGTCCAGATATTGCCCATCGAAGTTGTGGTTCGGAATATTGCCGCAGGGAGCATTTGCAAACGCCTTGGTTTAGCACAAGGTCAACCACTCAAGCAGCCCCTAGTCGAATTTTTCTATAAAAATGATGACCTTGGCGATCCTCTGATTACTGATGCCCATGTCTCCATGCTTGATCTCGCCACACCTGAACAAGTTACTCAACTCAAACAACTAGCTCTAGATATTAATCACCATCTGCAAACTTTTTTTGAGCGCTGCAATTTAATCCTCGTTGATTTTAAGGTGGAAATTGGATCTGACGCTAATGGGCATTTACTGCTAGCCGATGAAATTAGTCCCGATACCTGTCGTCTCTGGGATAAGGCGATCGCCGACCCCACCGCCCGTATCCTAGATAAAGACCGCTTTCGTCAAGATCTCGGTAATGTTGCTGAAGCCTATCAAGAGGTTATGAAACGAGTCTTAGCAGCGATCAGTTAG
- the fabZ gene encoding 3-hydroxyacyl-ACP dehydratase FabZ yields MSTLTEEPTINSAELNTDSTNSVTSQVLMIEDIQKLLPHRYPFLLVDRIIDFVPNKSATGIKNVTFNEPFFQGHFPERPIMPGVLIVEAMAQVGGIVLRHLPGMENQLSLFAGIDKVRFRRPVVPGDRLTITTELIVARKRFGKMHGRAEVDGQLACEGELMFSLVNL; encoded by the coding sequence ATGTCAACTTTGACCGAAGAACCGACCATAAATAGTGCTGAACTCAATACTGATAGTACCAACAGCGTAACTAGTCAGGTTTTAATGATTGAAGATATTCAGAAATTGTTACCTCACCGCTACCCATTTCTGCTAGTTGATCGCATTATTGATTTTGTGCCAAATAAATCTGCCACAGGAATTAAAAATGTCACTTTTAATGAACCATTCTTTCAAGGTCATTTTCCTGAAAGACCGATTATGCCTGGTGTACTAATTGTCGAGGCGATGGCGCAAGTAGGTGGTATCGTCCTAAGACATTTACCAGGAATGGAAAATCAACTTTCATTATTTGCTGGTATCGATAAAGTTCGATTCCGCCGTCCCGTAGTTCCTGGCGATCGCTTAACTATTACTACCGAGCTGATAGTTGCACGCAAGCGCTTTGGTAAGATGCATGGACGTGCTGAAGTTGATGGTCAATTAGCCTGCGAAGGTGAATTGATGTTTTCATTAGTTAACCTTTAA
- a CDS encoding BamA/TamA family outer membrane protein yields MRINLLVFTAIAASSTLLTSPLLAQAAPVKQEIAQAPTPQPTPPPTTTEETPTQPSSPPPSTSPTFTLPSTTPPPATTTETQVLVGEVAIKTPEGQPPLPPELEQRIYDAIATKPGRTVTRTQLQSDINAVFATGFFSNVQAEPEDTDIGVRVTFFVLPNPVLRSVNTEGTQVLEEGVIDRIFGSQIGKVTNLKDIQAGVKELEKYYQDKGYVLAQIVDIKATPEGNINLVVSEGVIEDIKVAFINEDGKTVDNEGKPVTGTTRDFIITRELTIKEGEIFNRNAVQGDLQKVFALGLFEDLNIGLAPGTDPRKVIVTVNVKERNTGSIAAGAGLSSSTGLFGTVSFQQQNLGGNNQKLGLDIQVGERELLFDLNFTDPWLAGDPNRTSFTANIFNRSLFSFIFDTPIGIGPDNVSPRINRLGTGFSFSRPLGTATTASLGLRYERVSITNSNNNEISPTDSLGNPLSASGTGQDDLLLLQFAYATDQRDNPIKPSSGSVFRIATEQSIPIGLGSVFLNRVRASYSYFIPVNFLNFSEGTQALAFNVQAGTVIGTLPPYEAFQLGGSNSVRGWDEGKIGSGRSFGIFSAEYRFPVFNIVGGVLFFDYGTDLGSASAVPGNPAGARNKPGDGAGYGIGVRVQSPLGSIRVDYGIGSNGGTQFSFGLGEKF; encoded by the coding sequence ATGCGTATAAACTTGCTCGTATTCACAGCCATTGCCGCATCCAGCACGTTACTAACAAGTCCTTTGCTGGCACAGGCTGCTCCTGTAAAGCAAGAGATTGCTCAAGCACCAACCCCGCAGCCAACTCCTCCTCCAACTACAACTGAGGAGACCCCAACTCAACCAAGTTCCCCACCCCCAAGTACATCACCAACTTTTACCCTGCCCTCGACCACTCCTCCTCCAGCAACTACAACAGAAACTCAAGTACTAGTTGGAGAAGTTGCTATTAAAACCCCAGAGGGGCAACCTCCTTTGCCTCCTGAACTTGAGCAAAGAATTTATGATGCGATCGCTACAAAGCCAGGGCGGACAGTAACTCGAACCCAGCTTCAATCTGACATCAATGCTGTATTTGCCACAGGCTTTTTCTCAAATGTTCAAGCGGAGCCAGAAGATACTGACATTGGTGTGCGTGTAACGTTCTTCGTATTACCAAATCCTGTTCTTAGATCCGTCAATACTGAAGGTACACAAGTGCTAGAGGAAGGTGTGATTGATCGCATCTTTGGTTCACAGATTGGCAAAGTTACTAATCTCAAAGATATTCAAGCAGGGGTGAAAGAGCTTGAAAAATATTACCAAGACAAGGGCTATGTTTTAGCTCAAATCGTTGATATCAAAGCTACACCAGAAGGAAATATTAATCTCGTTGTATCTGAAGGTGTAATCGAAGACATCAAGGTTGCCTTTATCAATGAAGATGGCAAAACCGTAGACAATGAAGGCAAACCAGTCACTGGTACTACTCGCGACTTTATCATTACCCGTGAACTGACGATTAAAGAAGGTGAAATCTTCAACAGAAATGCAGTTCAGGGCGATTTACAAAAGGTATTTGCTCTTGGATTGTTTGAAGATCTCAACATTGGGCTTGCCCCAGGTACCGATCCACGCAAAGTAATCGTGACTGTCAATGTCAAAGAACGCAACACAGGATCGATCGCCGCAGGTGCTGGTTTAAGCTCCTCCACAGGTTTATTTGGTACAGTTAGTTTCCAACAACAAAACCTTGGTGGCAACAATCAGAAGCTCGGTTTAGACATCCAAGTTGGTGAACGTGAGCTACTATTTGACCTCAACTTCACCGATCCTTGGCTAGCGGGTGACCCCAATCGCACTTCATTTACTGCCAATATCTTTAACCGTAGCTTGTTCAGCTTTATTTTTGATACTCCAATTGGGATTGGTCCTGACAATGTTAGTCCGCGCATCAACAGACTTGGTACAGGTTTTAGTTTCTCACGACCTCTTGGCACAGCCACGACGGCTTCACTGGGATTGCGCTACGAACGAGTCAGCATTACCAATAGCAACAATAACGAGATCTCTCCTACCGACTCCCTCGGCAATCCTCTGTCTGCTAGTGGTACTGGGCAAGACGATCTACTCTTGCTGCAATTTGCCTATGCCACCGATCAACGTGATAATCCGATTAAGCCATCCTCTGGCTCTGTATTTCGGATTGCTACTGAGCAGTCGATTCCCATTGGTTTAGGTTCCGTTTTCTTAAATCGAGTTCGTGCTAGCTACAGCTACTTTATCCCTGTTAATTTCTTGAATTTCTCTGAAGGTACACAGGCTCTCGCATTTAACGTTCAAGCGGGGACTGTAATCGGTACTTTGCCACCCTACGAAGCTTTTCAGCTAGGTGGTAGCAACTCAGTTCGTGGCTGGGATGAAGGAAAAATAGGTAGCGGTCGCAGTTTTGGCATCTTCTCGGCAGAATATCGCTTCCCTGTCTTTAATATCGTCGGGGGCGTATTGTTCTTTGATTATGGTACGGATCTAGGCTCGGCCTCAGCCGTACCAGGCAATCCCGCAGGAGCAAGAAATAAACCAGGTGACGGTGCAGGTTATGGAATTGGTGTTCGGGTACAGTCGCCTTTAGGTTCCATCAGAGTAGATTACGGCATCGGCTCAAATGGCGGTACACAGTTTAGCTTTGGGCTAGGAGAAAAATTCTAG